Proteins from a genomic interval of Corythoichthys intestinalis isolate RoL2023-P3 chromosome 3, ASM3026506v1, whole genome shotgun sequence:
- the LOC130913551 gene encoding glial cell line-derived neurotrophic factor-like has product MTLWHSLTTCLFVLGAVHAGPGPQGVVVLEEARPLESPPLRIRLSVTSQGGNRQDMDDRGDAYIMGAPIPADFDKVEDLIKVTISRIRGSPTESSRARSIRSRPKRKRMTGSSYRRNPGGRERKSGGRRAPGCALKQVQLNVTDLGLGYISGEEMIFRYCAGTCRKSETNYDKIIRHLARGRRLPAKDVPLQACCRPVAFDDNLSFLDDNLVYHTLRKHSARKCACV; this is encoded by the exons ATGACGCTATGGCATAGTCTGACCACTTGTTTGTTTGTGCTGGGAGCCGTGCACGCTGGCCCGGGGCCCCAGGGGGTGGTGGTTTTAGAAGAGGCGAGGCCCCTGGAGAGCCCTCCGCTCCGGATCCGCCTATCTGTCACCTCACAGGGCGGGAATCGGCAGGACATGGACGACCGAGGAGACGCAT aCATCATGGGGGCACCTATCCCGGCCGACTTTGACAAGGTGGAGGATTTGATCAAGGTGACCATCAGCAGAATACGAGGCTCTCCCACAGAGTCCTCCCGCGCCCGATCTATCAGATCTCGACCCAAAAGGAAGAGAATGACCGGGTCTAGCTATAGGAGGAATCCAGGTGGTAGAGAACGGAAGTCAGGAGGCAGGCGAGCTCCAGGCTGCGCGCTAAAGCAGGTGCAACTTAACGTGACCGACCTGGGTCTGGGCTACATCTCAGGTGAGGAAATGATCTTCAGGTACTGCGCGGGAACCTGCAGGAAGTCAGAGACCAACTATGACAAGATCATCCGTCACCTGGCCCGCGGCCGGAGGCTGCCCGCTAAGGACGTACCCCTGCAGGCCTGCTGTCGCCCGGTGGCGTTCGATGACAACCTGTCCTTTCTGGACGATAACTTGGTCTACCATACGCTCAGGAAGCATTCGGCCAGGAAGTGTGCTTGTGTCTGA